One genomic segment of Halomarina pelagica includes these proteins:
- a CDS encoding NAD(P)H-binding protein, whose product MDVLVTGGDGFVGRHLCAELVDRGHAVTSLSRSPDPAVLPDEVETTTGDVTDYGSIEGAFEGRDAAVNLTALPPLHQPRPGTFHDTVCIGGAMNAAHAASEHGVDRYVEMSSLGADAHSPIAY is encoded by the coding sequence ATGGACGTACTGGTCACCGGTGGCGACGGCTTCGTCGGTCGTCACCTCTGTGCCGAACTGGTCGATCGGGGGCACGCCGTCACCTCCCTGTCGCGGTCGCCCGATCCGGCGGTCCTTCCCGACGAGGTCGAGACGACCACCGGCGACGTGACGGACTACGGGTCGATCGAGGGGGCCTTCGAGGGGAGGGACGCCGCCGTGAATCTCACCGCCCTCCCGCCGCTCCACCAGCCCCGTCCGGGGACGTTCCACGACACCGTCTGTATCGGCGGCGCGATGAACGCCGCCCACGCCGCCTCCGAACACGGGGTCGATCGGTACGTCGAGATGAGTTCGCTGGGGGCGGACGCACACAGCCCCATCGCCTACTGA
- a CDS encoding CBS domain-containing protein, which produces MSRERSDTDLRVGRIARKDVVCVPDDATIGEVARTMVEANVGDVLVTKGDELVGIVTDRDLVVHLLTDEHGTNVLAEGGSGSELTAGDLMTGDPLTIESDARIPRLLHHMNQASVRRVPVVEDGDLVGIVTFDDLVVHLAGESAHVAAQLDSLSDVVHAESPAK; this is translated from the coding sequence ATGTCTCGAGAACGCTCCGACACCGATCTTCGCGTGGGGCGGATCGCGCGGAAAGACGTGGTGTGCGTCCCCGACGATGCGACGATCGGCGAAGTCGCGCGAACGATGGTCGAGGCCAACGTGGGCGACGTTTTGGTCACGAAGGGTGACGAACTCGTCGGCATCGTCACCGACCGCGACCTGGTCGTCCACCTCCTCACCGACGAACACGGTACCAACGTCCTGGCCGAGGGTGGCTCCGGTTCGGAACTCACCGCCGGTGACCTCATGACCGGAGATCCTCTCACTATCGAGTCTGACGCCCGGATCCCCCGGTTGCTCCACCATATGAACCAGGCGAGCGTGCGCCGAGTTCCAGTCGTCGAGGACGGGGATCTCGTGGGGATCGTGACGTTCGACGACCTCGTCGTCCACCTGGCGGGCGAGAGCGCACACGTGGCCGCGCAACTCGACAGTCTTTCGGACGTCGTCCACGCGGAGTCGCCGGCGAAGTGA